Below is a window of Candidatus Zixiibacteriota bacterium DNA.
CCTTGGAGGAATGCTGAATGATTTCTGGGCAGCATGGCAGGACCTGTCAACTAATCCCGAGGCGCCAGAGTCTCGCAACGCGGTACTGCAGCAGGCTCATGTCGTCACAAATGGATTCCACCAATTAGATAGTCAGCTGACCGATCTGACAAGATCCGTCGATGCTGATATTGCCAGCCGTGTAGACGAGATCAACAGCATCGCGGCGGGAATTGCGGGCCTCAACCAGCAGATAGCGACTGCAGAAATCGGTGGTGACAGCGCCAATGACTTACGCGACAGGCGCGACCATCTGATCGATAGTCTCTCGGAATATTCCAATGTCACAGCCCGCGAAGATGAGCGCGGTAGAGCAGTCGTCTATATCGGGGCAATGGCGATAGTGGACGGGTCCGACTCCATCGCATTGCAGACAAATATCGTAAGCGGAGATGAGGGCACCAGGACCACAATTACCTGGCAGCATTCCAAGATGGAAGTGGGGTTCTCTGGTGGTGAGATGGGCGCGCTGATTGAAATGCGAGATACCGTCCTGAAGAACTACAAAGATGAACTCGATAATTTGGCAAATGCCATTATAGACAAAGTAAATGAGGCGCATGTTGCTGGCTCCGGTTTGGACAGCGTTTCGGGACGTGTCTTCTTTGATCCGCTCGCCAGAGGCGCGGGTGGCATTTCCGTCAACAGGGAGATCGAAAGCGACATTACAAGAATAGCTGCATCGATGAGCGGAGAGGTTGGAGATGGATCTAACGCGCTTACGATTGCCGATGTGCTGAAGAATGACCGCATGATGAACAGCAATACAGCAACGATTGAAGAATATTATAACTCGATTGTCGGCACTGCAGGGATGCAGGTGCGTGAAGCCAACAATCAATCTGAAAACTATTCACTTCTGGTGCAACAAATCGAAAACTCTCGTCAATCGGTGCAGGGTGTATCTCTTGACGAAGAGATGGCAAATATGATCAAATTTCAGCATGCATACGAGGCGGCGGCGAGGGTGATAACTTTCATCGATAGCGCTCTGGACACGCTGATCAATGGCACCGGTGTGACCGGCAGATAAAACCAGAAAGGAAGAGCTGTGCTAATTCTGACAAGGAAGTTAGGAGAAAGCATCACGATCGGTGACAATATCAAGGTCACTGTCCTCGGCATTTACGGGAGGCAGGTAAGACTCGGAATTGAAGCACCCCTGAAAGTCGTTGTTCACCGTGAAGAGATCTACGTCAAGATTCAAAACGAGAACCGCAAGGCATCCGAGACAGTGAAAGAGGATTTGGGAAGCGTTGTCAGGCTTCTGCGAGACAAATTCAAGGATGAAATTGGATCGGGCAAGAAGAAGAAAACAGACATCAAATACAGGACTGACAAGAACGCAGACGAACATAACAAGAGGTCACCGGAGTAATGGGCATTTTCAGAAAAAAGTCAAAGAAGGATGATCCTCCACGGGATCGGCAGTCGCATGAACCGATGCAGCCCAAGAATCTCCAGGAGAAGTCGAAATACGGCCAAAGGTCCAAGATAGATGAGTCCATACTTCGCAATGGACCGGACAAAGGCTTCGTTTGGTATGAAGAGGGATAGAGACCCATGCGAGTCACCAATCAGATGATATCGGATCAGGTTGTTCGTAATCTGGGGCAGAACATCAACCGATTTATGAAGCTCGAGAATATGATGTCTACCGGGCGCAGGATCAACAATCCATCAGATGATCCTATTGGCACGGTGCGCGATCTAGGCTATCGTTCAAAAATAGCCCAGTATGATCAGTTTGCGAAGAACATCTCGCATGCAAAGACTTGGCTTTCTCACGTTGACCTGGCTTTATCCGAAATGAACGATCTGCTCATCTCTGCGAAGGAGATCGCCGTCAGTCTTGCCAATGACAGCTTCGATGCCAACGCGCGAGAAGCTGCAGCTAATGAGATTGAATCGATATTCGAACAGATCCTTCAGGCGGGAAACGCCAAGCTGGATAGCAGATACCTGTTCAGCGGTCAGAGAACACTACAGTCGTCATTCCGCGCGACCGGCGTCGGTGTCGTCTATGAAGGTGATTCCGGAAATATTAATGTAGAAGTCGAATCAGGTGCGCGTATTGCGATCAATCTGATCGGCTCAAGCCTTCTGACCAAAGCACTAAACTCGCTTGGGTCTGATGCTGATCTCAACGTGGGCGTGGAAGGCAACACACTGCTCTCCGATCTGCACGGCGGCAATGGTATTGACCTGTCGACCGGAATTTTCAATGTCACGGATGAGAATCTCGGCATCACCGTACCTGTCGATGTATCCGCATCGACAGATCTCGATGATGTCATAGCCTCCGTGAACGCACAACTCGCAGCCGGAGGCATTACCAATGTGACTGCCGAACTCGGCCCTGAAGGTAACAACCTGAAACTTATAGCGACCGACAGAGCGGAAATCAGTCTGGATACCTCTCTCGATAACATCAACAGTGGAACGGGAGTCGATCTGGACAGTGGAGTATTCGAAATTCATAACACCGATCATACTACTAGTGTCATGGTCAATGTCTCTTCGGCATCCACGATTGGAGAAGTGATTACTGAAATCAATTCGCAGCTAGCCGCTGCCGGGATTGCAAATGTAACGGCATCGCTTAATCCTGCCGGAACCGGCCTGCAAATTCAAGATGCGAATGCTGTCCCATTGGGTTTGAGCATCTCGGAAGCAGATTCCGTGAGCGGTACTGCTGGCGATCTGGGCATTGTCGGCGATATTAGCCCAAACCTCGTAGGATCTGATCTCAATCCGCGACCTGAATTCTCGATCACAGATACAGGCTCGGGAAGCACAGTCGCGCAGGATCTCGGCATTACTGGAAACATGAATTACGCACTTGTTGGAACTGATCTTGATCCGATTCTAATCCCTGATACATTGCTCTCTTCGCTCAATAATGGCCTAGGATTCGATCTAGGCGAAATCCAGATTTCTCAAGGTGACTCCACTACCATCATCGATCTTGGATCGTCCACGTTGACGACAGTCCAGGATGTAGTCGATGCAATTAACTCGAGCGGACTTGATATCACGGCAGCCATCAATTCAACCTCGAAGGGCATATCGATTACGAATAACGATGATACGAAGACTCTGATTGTCAAGGACATTGATGAGAGCAAAGCGGCGCATCAGCTTGGTATAGCTGGTTCACCAGACGTGATGGGAAGCCTTCTGGTACTGATCGATGCTTTGCGAGAAGATGACGCAGAGGTCGTCAGGTCTGTCATCGAGGGTGTTGACAGTGGCAGGGATGGTCTCCTGGATCACCGTGCGGCGGCAGGTGCAAGAGTGATCAGACTTGAGACGACGGAATTGAGATCGACGGAGTATCGGCTCAATTTCACTAAGCTTCTCTCGGAAACTGAAGATGCTGATATAACTAAACTGGTTGCTGATCTTGCGCAACAGGAATCGCTCTATACAGCGGCTCTGCAGGCGGCGTCGAAGATCATCCAGCCGTCACTACTCGATTTCATCAGATAGGATCATGTATGAAGATAGCGACGCTTAGATTTGGCGAACTGGATGTTCCGGAAGACAAGATGGTCGAGTTCCCAAAGGGGATATTGGGATTCGAACAGTTTCAGAAATATGTGATTCTCCAGAACGAGGATTCGGAGCCCTTTAAATGGATGCAATCGATTGAGGATCCGAATCTGGCGTTTGTTATAGCGAACCCTGCATTCTTCTTCCCGAACTACAAGATTGAGATGCACATCAGGGAACTGAATGAGATCAATGTCGCAGAAAGCAGCTGTGTTGAGACTTATGTGATCGTGACCATTCCGAAAGATATCTCTCAGATGTCGGCAAATTTGCAGGGTCCGTTGCTGATCAACACGGACGACAACCTCGGCAAGCAGGTGGTTTTCGTGAATAGCCGGTATACCATCCGGCACTTGATCATGGATGAACTGAAGAAGAAAAGCGGAAAGAACAAAACAGAGCCGCTCGCGCTGCAGATCTGACAAACATTGTCAGTTCCGTGCAAGCATAAATGCACTGGATTGTGGCTTCATCATTGGAAGAGGATGACATGGAAGCACAGAGAGCCGCATGGCTGAAGGCTAAGATTGCCGAATCTCCGGACGACTACTCCAATTATCTTGAGCTGGCTGACCTCCACATTATGGACGGACAATATCAATCAGCATATGATTGCATATCTGCGCTGGTCGTCAAACTCCCGGAATCAATTGATGTCCTCACAACAGCTGGGGCTTTAGCCGTCAAGCTGGAGAGATACAGCGAGGCATTAGAGTATCTTGAGCGGGCGTCACTGCTTGATCCAAATGACAAGAATATATATCACAATATAGGGCTATTGAACGCCACAATGCAGAGACTTCCAGAGGCTGAGATTGCGTTCAGGAGGGTCGTGGAGATTGATCCGGTGGAGGCCGATGGCTGGAACGATCTTGCGGTCGTGCTGGCTCACGAAGAAAAGATCAAGGATGCTAAGAAGACTTTCGAAATTGCACTTGGGAAGAATCCGAACTACGAGAAATCATACGAGAACTACATCGAATTTTGTATTTGCGAGAAAATGCGTGAGGATGGCCTCGCCGCCCTTGAGAAGCTGAGCGAGATAAGTCCGGAGCATAGCAATATTCCTTCCTGGAAGGACATGCTCGACAAATTTTCAGATACGGTCGTGACGAATGTCTCTTCAGGCGATTCCGCGCCATGTGTCAGCGGCCTCAAGATTGCATTTTTCGCAACGCAGGATTCATTTGCTGACGGCATACTGGCTCACCTTGCAGCCGGGAACGAAATCAAGAGATTCTCAAGTGATTCTGTTCAGCAGATGGCAGAACTGATGCAATGGGCTGATCTGGCATGGTTC
It encodes the following:
- the flgK gene encoding flagellar hook-associated protein FlgK, giving the protein MGKRALLAHQLSLNTAGHNISNVNTPGYTRQRVVTTNAYPMDTPFGQMGVGVDVTRIEHIRDQFLTDRWRSENQNLSGWSAKARAFVQLEGFLNEPQDISLGGMLNDFWAAWQDLSTNPEAPESRNAVLQQAHVVTNGFHQLDSQLTDLTRSVDADIASRVDEINSIAAGIAGLNQQIATAEIGGDSANDLRDRRDHLIDSLSEYSNVTAREDERGRAVVYIGAMAIVDGSDSIALQTNIVSGDEGTRTTITWQHSKMEVGFSGGEMGALIEMRDTVLKNYKDELDNLANAIIDKVNEAHVAGSGLDSVSGRVFFDPLARGAGGISVNREIESDITRIAASMSGEVGDGSNALTIADVLKNDRMMNSNTATIEEYYNSIVGTAGMQVREANNQSENYSLLVQQIENSRQSVQGVSLDEEMANMIKFQHAYEAAARVITFIDSALDTLINGTGVTGR
- the csrA gene encoding carbon storage regulator CsrA codes for the protein MLILTRKLGESITIGDNIKVTVLGIYGRQVRLGIEAPLKVVVHREEIYVKIQNENRKASETVKEDLGSVVRLLRDKFKDEIGSGKKKKTDIKYRTDKNADEHNKRSPE
- a CDS encoding flagellar assembly protein FliW — its product is MKIATLRFGELDVPEDKMVEFPKGILGFEQFQKYVILQNEDSEPFKWMQSIEDPNLAFVIANPAFFFPNYKIEMHIRELNEINVAESSCVETYVIVTIPKDISQMSANLQGPLLINTDDNLGKQVVFVNSRYTIRHLIMDELKKKSGKNKTEPLALQI
- the flgL gene encoding flagellar hook-associated protein FlgL — its product is MRVTNQMISDQVVRNLGQNINRFMKLENMMSTGRRINNPSDDPIGTVRDLGYRSKIAQYDQFAKNISHAKTWLSHVDLALSEMNDLLISAKEIAVSLANDSFDANAREAAANEIESIFEQILQAGNAKLDSRYLFSGQRTLQSSFRATGVGVVYEGDSGNINVEVESGARIAINLIGSSLLTKALNSLGSDADLNVGVEGNTLLSDLHGGNGIDLSTGIFNVTDENLGITVPVDVSASTDLDDVIASVNAQLAAGGITNVTAELGPEGNNLKLIATDRAEISLDTSLDNINSGTGVDLDSGVFEIHNTDHTTSVMVNVSSASTIGEVITEINSQLAAAGIANVTASLNPAGTGLQIQDANAVPLGLSISEADSVSGTAGDLGIVGDISPNLVGSDLNPRPEFSITDTGSGSTVAQDLGITGNMNYALVGTDLDPILIPDTLLSSLNNGLGFDLGEIQISQGDSTTIIDLGSSTLTTVQDVVDAINSSGLDITAAINSTSKGISITNNDDTKTLIVKDIDESKAAHQLGIAGSPDVMGSLLVLIDALREDDAEVVRSVIEGVDSGRDGLLDHRAAAGARVIRLETTELRSTEYRLNFTKLLSETEDADITKLVADLAQQESLYTAALQAASKIIQPSLLDFIR